From the genome of Brassica oleracea var. oleracea cultivar TO1000 chromosome C4, BOL, whole genome shotgun sequence:
ATTGCGATACCTATCCTTGAAGAAGCGTCTGGGACGTCTTGTTGCGCTGTCATGGAGCTCGTCACGTCCAAGGAGAAACATGATTTTGATGTGGAGATGGAGTCTGTTTGCCGTGCTCTTCAGGCTGTGAACTTAAGGACTTCATCGATCCCTCGACCTCAGGTAACATCTGAACCAATCAAAAAAGATGTTCAAGTCTCAGTCTAATTGAACTTCTGCTTTGCAGTACCTTTCAAGTAACCAAAGAGAGGCCTTGGCTGAAATAAAAGATGTTTTACGAGCAGTATGTCATGCGCACAAGTTGCCTTTAGCTCTAGCCTGGCTTCCTTGTAATAATGGACCAAACTCATTAGTTCTTTGCGTGGAGGAGACGGCTTGTTATGTGAATGATATGGAGATGGAAGGCTTTGTCCACGCTTGTGTGGAGCATTGTCTAAGAGAGAAGGAAGGAATTGTAGGCAAAGCTTTTGTATCAAACCATCCGTTCTTTGCTTCTGATGTGAAGGCGTGTGACATCGGCGAGTATCCTCTTGTTCATCATGCTAGAAAGTACGGTTTGAATGCTGCTGTTGCTATAAAGCTGAGGAGTACTCACACCGGTGAAGATGATTACATACTTGAACTTTTCTTGCCGGTAAGTATGAGAGGAAGCTTGGAACAACAGCTTCTATTGGATAGCCTTTCGGGTACGATGCAGAGGATTTGTCGAACTCTGAGAACTGTTTCAGATGTGGGGGTGACTAAAAGGAGTGGAGAGATATCTACATGTTCAAGAAGCTTTCAGACAATAGTATTAGATTGTGAACTTAACTCTAACTCCTCTGATAAAGATAACAGTAGTACAGGATCTCAAGGCACGTTTGAGCAGGTATGTTGATGTATGCAGTTTGGTTATTCTGTAGATACTGTGAACAGACTTGCTAGAGTGAGCACTGATTTGTTTTTTTTTCATAGGATAAGAGCAAAGCTAGAACGCCAGAGAAGAAGAAAAGCACAACAGAGAAGAATGTGACCTTAAGTGTTCTCCAACAACATTTCTCTGGGAGTCTAAAGGATGCTGCAAAAAGCCTTGGTGGTGAGGTTTTCACATTATCTCAGGCATTGATGCATTCCTATTTACCAGATAAGGTTTCTAACGGTCTTGACTTTGGATCTAATCTGTTGCAGTTTGTCCCACTACATTAAAACGGATATGCAGACAGCATGGGATCATGAGGTGGCCGTCTCGTAAGATTAACAAAGTGAACAGGTCATTAAGGAAAATACAGACGGTGCTCGACTCTGTCCAGGGTGTAGAAGGAGGACTGAGGTTTGACTCAGCAACGGGAGAGTTTGTTGCAGCTGGCCCTACCCCAAAAGATCCATCTTCTAATGATGACAATGCATGTGAAGATACCTCCTTTGAGCTCTTGAAAGCTAAATCAGTCGGCAATGCAGTTAAGTTAGAGGATGACATCATTACAAACGGTAAGACTATCTCCTATGCCATGAACCTTAGATAGAGATTTTTAAAATCTTGAGCGAGTTCCTGTTTGGTGCAGATTCATTCATGGATGCTAGTGGTCAACAATGTGATTGGATGGCTGAACAGTCTGGCTTCAATGGCAAGTTA
Proteins encoded in this window:
- the LOC106336652 gene encoding protein NLP8-like translates to MEHPFASREKGFGYQDIPTEQQMDGLSFGPHDMLNSSSSSELMNFDSFSTWFNTPSPTDLLFSQYGLSTSSHPPETRAGLTRSFHDLESSYHTEERSTSSQIHCSLDINELSGKRRRVSNQTIPRSLSHSLDEKMLKALSLFIESSSGSGEGILAQIWTPIKAGDQYILSTCDQAYLLDPRLSQYREASRKFTFASKPNQCSSSPGLPGRVFISGVREWTSNVRYYKRDEYLRMKHAVDNEVRGSIAIPILEEASGTSCCAVMELVTSKEKHDFDVEMESVCRALQAVNLRTSSIPRPQYLSSNQREALAEIKDVLRAVCHAHKLPLALAWLPCNNGPNSLVLCVEETACYVNDMEMEGFVHACVEHCLREKEGIVGKAFVSNHPFFASDVKACDIGEYPLVHHARKYGLNAAVAIKLRSTHTGEDDYILELFLPVSMRGSLEQQLLLDSLSGTMQRICRTLRTVSDVGVTKRSGEISTCSRSFQTIVLDCELNSNSSDKDNSSTGSQGTFEQDKSKARTPEKKKSTTEKNVTLSVLQQHFSGSLKDAAKSLGVCPTTLKRICRQHGIMRWPSRKINKVNRSLRKIQTVLDSVQGVEGGLRFDSATGEFVAAGPTPKDPSSNDDNACEDTSFELLKAKSVGNAVKLEDDIITNDSFMDASGQQCDWMAEQSGFNGKLSSPVTDGMETTIRSMSDSSNSSGAVMMGSSSTSMDNGNQTRTHGESGSTTLTVKATYREDTIRFKFESSVGCSQLYKEVGKRLKLQEGSFQLKYLDDEEEWVLMVTDSDLQECLEILYGMGKHTVKFLVRDLPAPIGSSGGSNGYLGTGL